The window TTGAAACTTTTTTAAACCTTTCTTTCGTTTTTGCAAATTAACTTCACTAATTTTAGGGATAACATCACCAGCCCTTTCAATGAAAACAAAATCGCCAATACGAATGTCTTTTCTATGAATTTCTTCTTGATTGTGTAGGGTAGCGTGTTGAACAATTACCCCTCCCACATCTACAGGCTGCATAACAGCCACTGGTGTTAAAGCACCGGTTCGCCCCACCTGAATAATAATATCGATTACTTTTGTTTCGGCTTGAACGGGTTTTAATTTTAAAGCAATGGCCCATTTGGGATGATGGGAGGTTTGCCCTAAAATATTTCTAAAAACAGTTTCATTTAATTTTATCACCAGTCCATCAATGTCATATAAAAGTTTGGATCGCTGCTTTTCTATTTCTTTGTATATTTTTGGAAGCTGTGTTTTTAATGCGTTAGCCTTTACTAAGTATTGTTTTTTTATATAAGGAATTTTAAAACAATCCATTAGTTTAAAAAAATCTGATTGCGAGGTTAAAATATTTTTAGATGGCTGGTTTTTAGAATCAAATTTTATTTTACCTATAGAGTGAGCAAAAAATTCTACTCGCCTTTCTTTAGTAATTTGTATATTTTTTTGCCTAACCGCACTAGAGGCCAAGTGTCTAGGAGTGGAAAACATTTTTTCTGCCTTTTCTTTTTGCAGAGTATTTAATGCTAAAAAATTTTTTTTGCTAACAACGACCTCGCCACGCAACTCTAAATAAAGAGGAACAGACCCCTTTAAAGGAAGGTTCTTTCCCTTTAGACCACTTAAGTTTAAAGGCAGGTTCTTTGCCATTTTTATGTTGTCTAAAACATTTTCTCCGGTTATTCCGTCGCCGCGGGTAATGGCTTCTGATAAAACGCCATTTTTATAAACAATAGATAATGCAATTCCATCTAACTTTTGTTCAATAATATAAGAAAAATTATTTTGTATTTCTTCGTCTTCTTTATTTAAATCGGTATAAATTTTATTATGAAACTCCATGGTTTCGTTTAAAGAGTAACTATTTTTTAAAGAAAGCATGGGGTTTTTATGCTTACTTTTAGAAAAGTTTTTTAAAACGGGCGCGCCCACAGGTTGGTCTACAGCAATTTTTTTATTTTTCTTTAATGTTTTTTCAAATAAAGAGACTAGTTGGTCGTACTGAAGGTCGGGCACTATTTCTGTATCGTGGTTATAGTACTGGTAGGAAAGGTCGGTTAAAAGACTGTTTATATTGGCAATTTGCTTTTGGTTTAGTTTATCCTTATCTTGTAGAAGTTGTATAAACTGATTAACTTTTGCGGAGGGTATTTTTGGCTTAGCCATATCCTCTTGTATAGTGCTTTATTGTATTTTTGTCACCTTAAATTGTACAGCAATTAGCAATTTTTTTGAAAAAATATAGCCTTTTCCCTCTTGATTTCCTTCCTAAGCCCAAGTAAATTTCCCTCTTAATTTCCTTCCTAAGCTCAAGTAAATTTCCCCCTTGATTTCCTTCTAAATCCCAAGTAAATAAGCTTCATGAGCACAGTCAAAGATATTCAAAAAAAAGCCTGCATTAAACTCTCTAAAAAAGAAGAAGCCTACTACGAAAATGCTTTTTCTGAGATTTTAAAATATGTGCAACAAATTGTTTCTGTAAATAGTAAAGAAGATACTCCCATATATACACATGATCATATCCCTAAGCAATTACGAGAAGACACTGTGGAAAATAGCACAGTGGTTAATTCTATTTTAGAACAAGCTCCGCAAAAAGAAGGAAACTATTTTAAAGTTCCACCTGTTTTAGGGGGAAAGTAAAATGCCCTGGATAAATAAATCAGTATACGAATTAAAAAACGCTTTAGAAAAAAAAGAAGTGACTGCTGTGGAGCTGTCGCAGTCTTTGTTAAGTCATGCGAAAAAACACAATAAAAAAATCAACGCAATTATTTCTTTTAACCCTAAATTATTAGACGAAGCAAAAGACAGTGATCAGCGTAGAGCCACAAATACTCTTAAGGGAGAGTTAGACGGCATACCCATTGTGGTTAAAGATATGTTTTGCACAAAAGGTTTAAAAACCACAGCAGCATCTAAGATGTTAGAAAACTTTATTCCGCCTTATTCTTCCACAGTGGTTAAAAATTTACAAAACGCGGGAGCTTTACTTTTAGGAAAAGCTAACCAAGATGAGTTTGCTATGGGTGGGACTAATGAATATTCTTATTTTGGAAATTGTTTAAACCCATGGAACACCGACTATGTAGCAGGGGGCTCTAGTGGTGGTTCGGCAGCTAGTGTGGCTGGTGGTTTTGCACCCTTGGCATTGGGGACAGATACAGGAGGTTCTGTAAGGGAGCCGGCTCATTTTTGTGGAGTGGTGGGGTTAAAGCCCACTTATGGCAGGCTAAGTCGTTACGGAGTAATATCTTTTGCCTCTAGTTTAGATCAGCCTGGAATTATGGGTAAGCAAGTTAAAGATGTGGCTTTGGCTTTACAAGTTTCTAGCTCTTATGATCCAAAAGATGCAACTAGTGCCAATTGCGAGGTTCCTCATTTTAGTAAAAACATTACCTCTAATATTAAAGAAAAAAAAATTGGATTACTATTGCCAGAAAACGGCGTGGACAAAAACATTGTTGAAAAGTTTAATGCAGTTAAAGAAATATTAAAAGAACAAGGTTGCAAGATTGTTCCCGTGTCTTTTTCCTATTTATCTAGCGTTGCTTGTGTGTATCATATTATTGCTTCCAGCGAAGCCTCTAGTAACTTGGCTCGTTACGATGGAGTAAGATACGGGTACAGTGCCGACTTTAGCAAAAAACCAGCAGAAAATTTAATGGACTTTTACGCCACTTCAAGAGCCGAGGCTTTTGGAGAAGAGGTAAAGCGGCGTATTTTATTGGGAACTTATGTTTTATCTAGCGGCTACTATGATGCTTATTATAAAAAAGCTTGTCAGTTGCGCTATTTAATTGCTCAAGAATTTAAAAAGATTCTTCAATCAGTGGATTGTATTTTGTCACCAGTTTCGGGAGGGGTGGCGTTAAAAGTTGGTGCTAATAAAGATAATTTAAGTAAAAATTATGACCACGATTGGTTAACTGTTGGTGCTAATTTAGCAGGCTTGCCAGCTTTAAGTGTGCCTGCGGGGTTTTCTGATAAAGGTTTACCCATTGGGTTACAGTTGCTGAGTTCGCATTTTCAAGAGCAAACAATTTTAGATGTGGCTTTAAATATTGAAGAAAATTTGCAAACCTATAAAAAGAAAAATAGTTTTTGCAGTTAGTATTATAATCCGCAAAGGCTATGTTTTATGGTTGTAATTAATGAGGAGTAAAAATTGGCAGTACAAGATTGGCAAGTAGTTATTGGCTTAGAAATTCATGCCCAATTATCTAGTAAAACAAAAATGTTTTCTTCAGACTCCACAGAGTTTGGTCAAGAGGTGAATAAAAACACAAGCCCCACAAGTTTAGGTTTGCCAGGTGCCCTGCCTACAATAAATAAAAAAGCGGTAGAATTGGGTGTAAAAATGGGTTTAGCGCTTAACTGCGATATTCGAAAAAATTTTAGTTTTTCTAGAAAAAATTATTTTTATCCTGATTTGCCAAAAGCTTATCAAATTTCTCAACACCAAGACCCCGTTTGCGAAAAAGGCTATTTAGAAATTTTTTTTAATGGTGAGTTTAAAAAAATAGCTATTGAAAGAGCTCATTTAGAAGAAGATGCAGGAAAATCTTTACATAAAGAGGGGGCTACTTTAGTAGACTTTAATCGCTCGGGAGTTCCTCTTTTAGAAATTGTTTCTGAGGCCGTTTTAACTAGTCCTAAAGAGGCAGCAGAGTATTCTAGGCAAATGAGGCAGTTATTACTATATACCCAAGTTTGTGATGGTAATTTACAAGAAGGGTCTATGCGCTGTGATTGTAATATTAGTTTATGTAAGCCGGGAGAACCTTGGGGTACAAAAGTAGAAATTAAAAACATTAACTCTTTTAAGTTTATTGAAAAGGCTTTGGATTATGAAATTAAACGCCAAGCTAAAGTTTTAGAATCAGGAGAAAAAACTGTGCAAGAAACAAGGCTATATGATGTTAAAAATAATGTCACCGTTAGCATGAGAGCTAAAGAAGATGCTCATGATTATAGGTACTTTCCAGACCCTGATTTATTGTCCGTCTGTTTAGAAGAAACAGACATTCAATCTTGGAAAAAAGATTTACCAGAGTTGCCTATACCAAAAATGCAGCGATTTATTAAAGACTATCAATTAAAACCAGAAGATGCCTTTGCCATTGCACAAAATCAAAACTTTGCTAATTTTTTCGAAAAGGTAGCCACACAAAGTAAAAATTTTAAGTCCTCTTACAATTGGATGGTGGGTGATGTTTTAAAGTATATGAATGAAGAAAAAAAAGAATTAAAGAATTTAAATTTTTCTAGCTCACAGTTAGCTCAATTAATTTCTTTAATAGACCAAGAAGTAATTTCTGGAAAAATTGCAAAGCTAGTATTTGCCGATATGATGAAAACTGGCAAAGACCCAGAAGCTATTGTAGAAGAAAAATCTTTAAAACAAATTACTGACGAAAAAGCCATTTTACATTTTATTGAAGACAGCTTAAAAAACTTTGATAAACAGTTGCAAGAGTATAGATCTGGACAAACTAAGTTGTTTGGTTTTTTTGTTGGTACAACTATGAAAGCCTCCGAAGGAAAAATTAACCCCGCTTTGTTAAATAAATTATTAAAACAATATTTAGATAAATAAAAACTTATGAAAATAGCTAGCTTAGACTTAGGGTCTAATACTTTTTTATTATTTATTGCCGAGGTAACAGAGGACGGTATTACCCAAGTGCTTTATGACGAAACACAAGTGGTTCGGCTTGCCGAAAAAGTGCAATCCACGGGATTGCTGCAACCAGAAACTTTAAAAAGAGTAGAAGCTTGTTTTCAAAATTACGCAAAAAAAATTCAACACTATCAAGTCGACAAAGTAGTAGCCGTTGCCACGAGTGCTGCCAGAGATGCTAAAAATTCTGAAGAATTGGTAAGTTTGGGAGAAAAATATAACATTCCCATTAAAGTTATTTCGGGAAAACAAGAGGCTGGCTTAACTTATAAAGGTTCATTATATAACTTGCCCAATTTAGGGCCCAACCCTTTGGTTATAGATGTTGGAGGTAGTTCGACCGAGGTTATTGGCTCTCATTTTTTGCATAGTTTTAATATAGGAAGTGTTAGGCTTGAAGAAGCTTGTGTTAAAAACGATCCTTTAAAAGAAGAAGATTTTTTGTCTTTGCAAAAATTTGTAGATAAGGCTTTGGAAGGGCTCCCTTTACTAAATTCCAGTTCTGTTGTGGCTGTGGCAGGAACCCCAACCACTTTGGCTTGTTTGTTAGAAGAAAAAGATTTTTTATATTCTAGGGTGCATGGAAAAACCATTAGTGTAGAAAATTTAGAAGTAATATTTAACAAACTTTCTAAAATGACTTTATTGCAAAGACAGCAAGTGATAGCTATGCCTGCTAAGCGTGCCGATGTTATTGTTCCTGGTTTATTTATTTTATTAAGCCTTTTAAAAAAATTAAAAGTAAAACACTTTTATGTTTCGGCAGCGGGCATTCGTTATGGCTTAGCTTTACAATCCTAAAAATTTATCACTAAAACGCCGTATTATACTAGCTGTTCTTAAGTCTGTATTTTATGGGGTCTTTTGCATTCAGTTAACTTCTTGTTAGGATATAGTTAGTAAAAAAGCTAATAGTTATGGAGTTATCAGCCTATGCGTAAACTTATTGTTTTATTATTGTGCATTGTATTTATGAGCTCTTGCTCGTGGTTTGGTTCTAAATCTTCTTCAGATATAAGTTCTTTAGATGCCGAGGTAGCAATGTTAGGTGATGAAGAAGTCTTGGCTTCAGACAACGACATAGAAAGCTTATCCAACAAAGCCTCTAAAGGTGCCTTTAGTGAAAAAGACGATCTTGGCGATTTAGATGAGTTAGACGAGGACGAGGACGAGGACGAGGACAGTAATGCCAGCGCTACTGAAGAAGACTCTGATAAATTAGCAGCAGAATTAGATTTAGATGATAACGAGCTAGATGTTGACGAACCCAGTGCGGACAATCTTAATGCCGAAAAACAAGACGAAGAAAGCGACGATGTAGCTGCAGAGAATTTAGAAGCAGAAGGTGAAGGCGCTTCTGTAACAGAGTCTGGGTCCGAAGAGGAAGCTGATGCTGATGTGGGTAAAAGCCAAAAGGATGAGGGTTCTTACTCTGATGGGTTTGTAGATGCTGATGGTTTTGACGGCAAAGTTTCACCAGAAAAAGGCCAAGCTAGTACGGATAAAATTAATGCCGACAGCACTTTTGAAGATTCTAATGAAGATTCTAATGAAGATTCTTTTTCAGACACTCCCGTTAAAACTTATGTTTCGGTAAAAAAAATAAAAACCGTTCCTTATATAAAAAATGATATTTTAGTAAATGCAGTATACATCGCCAGAAAAGGGGATACCTTAAAAGGCGTTAGTAATAAAATTTATTCTTTGTACAAAAAAACACAATTATTAAAAATTAATTCACACTTAAGAAAATATACTCAGCTTCCTGTGGGTACAAAAATTTATTATAATTCTCCAACACGGCCAGAAGATAGCACTAACTTATTAACTTATTACGAAGAGGCTAACCTAGAGCCACAAGCTTACACCACTATGGAAGGGGATAATTTACGCACATTGGGTAAGCAGTTGTTAGGGCATTCTAAATCTTGGCAAGAGTTGTGGGCCACTAATGCGGCGGTTGAGTCTAAGGGTGTTTTACCTGCAGGAATAAGCATCCGCTATTGGGGAAAGGCTAGTGCTGATGTTATTGACTCCCAAGGGGTAGCTAAAAATAAAGCTAAGCAACAGGCTGAACAAGATCAGGCAGAAGCTGATCTAGCTGTGGCAACACAAAAAAAACAAGAAGATAAATTAGCATTAGAAGCAAATTCTTTGGAGAGCCAAGCCGAACCCGTGGTGGACTCTACAGCAGGTGTGGACACAGATTCTGTAAAAAATTTGGCGACCAAAGAAAATGCTGTTGCTAAGGTTGCCGAAGCCAAAACCGAAACCGAAACCAAAACCGAAACCAAAACCGAAACCGAAGCCGAAGCCGAAACCCAAGCCGAAACCCAAGAGGTAGGTCAGGAAAAAGTAGAAGCCAAAATTCAAGAGATCGGTCAGGAAAAAGTAGAAGTAAAAACCCAAGAGGCAGATCAGTCGCAGGCTGAATTGGAAAATAAAATTCCTGAACAAGCAGTGCCAAAGATAGAAGTGTCTGAAAAAGTAGTGCAGCCTATAGCTAAGGTTGCAGCAGTAACACCAGTTGTTGTTGCCGAAAAAAGCTTTGTTGATCAAATTTTAAGTTTATTAGACGACGACGTAACTTTGTATGGTTTGATGGGGTTATGTATACTTATTCTTGCTTTTTTATTTATGCGCAAGCGTAAGGAACAACCCATAGACAACGGTAATAATGAAGATATCGAGCAATTAGATAGCAATACAGCTATGTTTTTAGGTGGTTCTAAAAAAGCCATGGGCGCCACTCAAGTGGATGCCACACAAATGGACGCCACACAAATGGACGCCACGCAAATGGACGCCACACAAATGGACGCCACGCAAATGGACGCCACGCAAATGGATGCCACGCAAATGGATGCCACGCAAATGGGTACTAATTTGGGCCTAGAAGATAGCGCTGATGTTTCGGTGTTTTTAT of the Pseudobdellovibrionaceae bacterium genome contains:
- the gatC gene encoding Asp-tRNA(Asn)/Glu-tRNA(Gln) amidotransferase subunit GatC encodes the protein MSTVKDIQKKACIKLSKKEEAYYENAFSEILKYVQQIVSVNSKEDTPIYTHDHIPKQLREDTVENSTVVNSILEQAPQKEGNYFKVPPVLGGK
- a CDS encoding LysM peptidoglycan-binding domain-containing protein, translating into MRKLIVLLLCIVFMSSCSWFGSKSSSDISSLDAEVAMLGDEEVLASDNDIESLSNKASKGAFSEKDDLGDLDELDEDEDEDEDSNASATEEDSDKLAAELDLDDNELDVDEPSADNLNAEKQDEESDDVAAENLEAEGEGASVTESGSEEEADADVGKSQKDEGSYSDGFVDADGFDGKVSPEKGQASTDKINADSTFEDSNEDSNEDSFSDTPVKTYVSVKKIKTVPYIKNDILVNAVYIARKGDTLKGVSNKIYSLYKKTQLLKINSHLRKYTQLPVGTKIYYNSPTRPEDSTNLLTYYEEANLEPQAYTTMEGDNLRTLGKQLLGHSKSWQELWATNAAVESKGVLPAGISIRYWGKASADVIDSQGVAKNKAKQQAEQDQAEADLAVATQKKQEDKLALEANSLESQAEPVVDSTAGVDTDSVKNLATKENAVAKVAEAKTETETKTETKTETEAEAETQAETQEVGQEKVEAKIQEIGQEKVEVKTQEADQSQAELENKIPEQAVPKIEVSEKVVQPIAKVAAVTPVVVAEKSFVDQILSLLDDDVTLYGLMGLCILILAFLFMRKRKEQPIDNGNNEDIEQLDSNTAMFLGGSKKAMGATQVDATQMDATQMDATQMDATQMDATQMDATQMDATQMDATQMGTNLGLEDSADVSVFLSDDDDEKAIG
- the gatB gene encoding Asp-tRNA(Asn)/Glu-tRNA(Gln) amidotransferase subunit GatB — protein: MAVQDWQVVIGLEIHAQLSSKTKMFSSDSTEFGQEVNKNTSPTSLGLPGALPTINKKAVELGVKMGLALNCDIRKNFSFSRKNYFYPDLPKAYQISQHQDPVCEKGYLEIFFNGEFKKIAIERAHLEEDAGKSLHKEGATLVDFNRSGVPLLEIVSEAVLTSPKEAAEYSRQMRQLLLYTQVCDGNLQEGSMRCDCNISLCKPGEPWGTKVEIKNINSFKFIEKALDYEIKRQAKVLESGEKTVQETRLYDVKNNVTVSMRAKEDAHDYRYFPDPDLLSVCLEETDIQSWKKDLPELPIPKMQRFIKDYQLKPEDAFAIAQNQNFANFFEKVATQSKNFKSSYNWMVGDVLKYMNEEKKELKNLNFSSSQLAQLISLIDQEVISGKIAKLVFADMMKTGKDPEAIVEEKSLKQITDEKAILHFIEDSLKNFDKQLQEYRSGQTKLFGFFVGTTMKASEGKINPALLNKLLKQYLDK
- the ligA gene encoding NAD-dependent DNA ligase LigA gives rise to the protein MAKPKIPSAKVNQFIQLLQDKDKLNQKQIANINSLLTDLSYQYYNHDTEIVPDLQYDQLVSLFEKTLKKNKKIAVDQPVGAPVLKNFSKSKHKNPMLSLKNSYSLNETMEFHNKIYTDLNKEDEEIQNNFSYIIEQKLDGIALSIVYKNGVLSEAITRGDGITGENVLDNIKMAKNLPLNLSGLKGKNLPLKGSVPLYLELRGEVVVSKKNFLALNTLQKEKAEKMFSTPRHLASSAVRQKNIQITKERRVEFFAHSIGKIKFDSKNQPSKNILTSQSDFFKLMDCFKIPYIKKQYLVKANALKTQLPKIYKEIEKQRSKLLYDIDGLVIKLNETVFRNILGQTSHHPKWAIALKLKPVQAETKVIDIIIQVGRTGALTPVAVMQPVDVGGVIVQHATLHNQEEIHRKDIRIGDFVFIERAGDVIPKISEVNLQKRKKGLKKFQMPGKCPSCNSKIETPKEDKVLGKALDKVQRCKNIYCNDIIQEKFAHFVSKKAMNIDKLGAQWIEVLIKKDLIKYFSDIFLLKKEQLLSLPRMAEKSSQNILDSIKNSRTVDLDKLIYSLGIRFIGQQTALTLAKYCKNFNGFMDLSKMSASKIKKELIELEDIGETVADFLSQYLKDSNNLTELKKIKKLNLNIINPVAVTNTNNKLYNKTIVITGSLPIERSELKRRFENIGAKVSSSISKNTDFLIAGEKSGSKLKKAKDLGVEVLSWGQLQKLKL
- the gatA gene encoding Asp-tRNA(Asn)/Glu-tRNA(Gln) amidotransferase subunit GatA; amino-acid sequence: MPWINKSVYELKNALEKKEVTAVELSQSLLSHAKKHNKKINAIISFNPKLLDEAKDSDQRRATNTLKGELDGIPIVVKDMFCTKGLKTTAASKMLENFIPPYSSTVVKNLQNAGALLLGKANQDEFAMGGTNEYSYFGNCLNPWNTDYVAGGSSGGSAASVAGGFAPLALGTDTGGSVREPAHFCGVVGLKPTYGRLSRYGVISFASSLDQPGIMGKQVKDVALALQVSSSYDPKDATSANCEVPHFSKNITSNIKEKKIGLLLPENGVDKNIVEKFNAVKEILKEQGCKIVPVSFSYLSSVACVYHIIASSEASSNLARYDGVRYGYSADFSKKPAENLMDFYATSRAEAFGEEVKRRILLGTYVLSSGYYDAYYKKACQLRYLIAQEFKKILQSVDCILSPVSGGVALKVGANKDNLSKNYDHDWLTVGANLAGLPALSVPAGFSDKGLPIGLQLLSSHFQEQTILDVALNIEENLQTYKKKNSFCS